Proteins from one Pleuronectes platessa chromosome 16, fPlePla1.1, whole genome shotgun sequence genomic window:
- the LOC128458813 gene encoding guanine nucleotide-binding protein G(o) subunit alpha-like, whose translation MLCCLKSLPAPLQICMGMCLHQDVTEEGKKAKLQSSKIEQDLCEHARTEMNVVKILMLGAAESGKSTLIKQIKIIHSHGFSKQELISFQASVLDNLLTSMKFVLRGMGMLRINLASKKNKVHARSILSCSQCLGDDQELLPFVAHALCALWADQGVRAAAARGYEFELNDSALYFFENMSRVIAPNYVPTEPDVLRVRLRTCGIIETQFQVNETIFRLYDVGGQRSERRKWLSCFDCIQVVLFVVSLSSYDSTLTEGASRNRLQESLQLFTSVCTSTVFNSTSLILFMNKTDLFQKKILRSGRHLRCYLSGYTGADGDVDAAAHHITAMFSACSGSPDKPVYHHFTTATDTTNVQVVFHMVIDQIIRENLAAVQLL comes from the exons ATGCTGTGTTGTCTAAAATCCCTGCCAGCACCACTGCAG ATCTGCATGGGAATGTGTCTCCACCAGGATGTCACCGAAGAGGGTAAAAAGGCCAAACTCCAGAGCTCCAAAATAGAACAGGACCTCTGTGAACACGCCAGGACTGAGATGAACGTGGTGAAAATCCTCATGCTTG gagctgcagagagcggCAAGAGCACGCTGATCAAGCAGATAAAGATCATCCACAGTCACGGCTTCTCCAAGCAGGAGCTCATCAGTTTTCAG GCTTCAGTGCTCGACAACCTCCTGACCTCTATGAAGTTCGTCCTCCGAGGAATGGGGATGCTGAGGATCAACCTCGCCAGCAAGAAGAACAAG GTGCACGCTCGCTCCATCCTGTCCTGCAGCCAGTGTCTGGGGGACGACCAGGAGCTGCTCCCATTCGTGGCCCACGCCTTGTGCGCGCTCTGGGCCGACCAAGGCGTGCGAGCAGCCGCGGCCAGAGGCTACGAGTTTGAGCTGAACGACTCTGCACTCTA TTTCTTTGAGAACATGAGTCGAGTCATCGCTCCCAACTACGTTCCCACTGAGCCGGACGTTCTGCGGGTGAGACTGAGGACCTGTGGAATCATCGAGACGCAGTTTCAAGTGAATGAAACAATATTTCG GTTGTATGATGTCGGGGGCCAGCGGAGCGAGAGGAGGAAGTGGCTCAGCTGCTTTGACTGTATACAGGTCGTGCTGTTTGTGGTGTCCCTCAGCAGCTATGACTCGACACTGACGGAGGGCGCCTCGAGG AATCGGCTGCAGGAAAGTCTTCAACTCTTCACATCAGTCTGCACCAGCACCGTCTTTAACAGCACATCACTG atTCTGTTCATGAACAAAACTGATCTTTTCCAGAAGAAGATCCTTCGTTCTGGAAGACACTTGAGATGTTACCTCTCTGGTTATACAG GAGCGGATGGTGACGTGGACGCTGCAGCCCATCACATCACTGCCATGTTCTCAGCGTGCAGCGGCAGTCCGGACAAGCCCGTGTACCACCACTTCACCACGGCCACAGACACCACCAACGTCCAGGTGGTCTTCCACATGGTCATAGATCAGATTATCAGGGAGAACCTGGCAGCCGTGCAGCTGCTGTAA
- the LOC128459007 gene encoding neuropeptide B codes for MEMPANLILRLLLISALLACSPTEAWYKQVAGPSYYSVGRASGLLSGIRRSPYVRRAELEPPDIGESAATSLFSELTSHNSILKTMPVCIKDITPNLQSCELFQEVKGSFKCTADVFLSLDSSDCAGD; via the exons ATGGAGATGCCCGCTAACCTCATCCTCCGCCTGCTGCTGATCTCCGCGCTGCTCGCCTGCAGTCCGACGGAGGCGTGGTACAAGCAGGTGGCCGGGCCGAGCTACTACTCGGTGGGCAGGGCGTCCGGCTTGCTGTCCGGCATCCGGAGGTCACCGTACGTCAGGAGAGCGGAGCTGGAGCCGCCAGACATCGGAGAGTCTGCGGCCACCAGCCTGTTTTCTGAGTTAACTTCGCACAACTCAATCCTGAAGACAATG CCTGTTTGCATCAAGGACATTACACCAAACCTGCAGAGCTGCGAGTTGTTCCAGGAAGTCAAGGGTTCGTTCAAGTGTACAGCGgacgtcttcctctctctggacTCCTCCGACTGTGCAGGGGACTGA